One window of the Falco biarmicus isolate bFalBia1 chromosome 2, bFalBia1.pri, whole genome shotgun sequence genome contains the following:
- the USP25 gene encoding ubiquitin carboxyl-terminal hydrolase 25 isoform X3 — translation MRELRYLFALLVGSKRKYVDPSRAVEILKDAFKSNDSQQQDVSEFTHKLLDWLEDAFQIKAEEERDGEKPKNPMVELFYGRFLAVGVLEGKKFENTEMFGQYPLQVNGFKDLHECLEAAMIEGEIESLHSENSAKSGQEHWFTELPPVLTFELSRFEFNQALGRPEKIHNKLEFPPILYLDRYMHKNREITRIKRDEIKRLKEYLTVLQQRLERYLSYGSGPKRFPLVDVLQYALEFASSKPVCTSPVDDLGASAPASSTLPAQTSPSTTEQQGPSSSDVPSTSPVQRSVIHKPFTQSRIPPDLPMHPAPRHITEEELSVLEGCLHRWRTEVENDTRDLQESISRIHRTIELMYSDKTMVQVPYRLHAVLVHEGQANAGHYWAYIYDHHQNRWMKYNDISVTKSTWEELERDSFGGYRNASAYCLMYINDKEQYLIQEEFNKETGQILVGMDTLPSDLRDYVKEDNKRFEKELEEWDAELAQKAQQEKLLSQIPRAPAPSPAPVQAGEPEYLEQPSRTDISKHLKEDSVQAINKALAEQEDRAPEAIMDTSSDNAPAQPAPNQRVVEVAIPDVGTFVIESEEGGYDDEVMLTPNMQGIIMAIGKARNVYDRCGPEAGFFKAIKLEYTRLLKLAQEDPPPECDYRLRHAIVYFIQNQAPKKIIERTLLEQFGDHNLSFDERCRNIMKVAQAKLEMIKPDEVNMEEYERWHQDYRNFRETTMFLMVGLEFFQKKSYMEALLYLIYAYQNNKELLSKGPYRGHDEELISHYRRECLLKLNEHAAALFESGDDQEVNNGLIIMNELIVPCLPLLLVDEMEEKDIVAVEDMRNRWCSYLGQEMEPNLQEKLTDFLPKLLDCSTEIKGFNDPPKLPSYSTHELCERYARIMLSLSRTPADGR, via the exons ggaTGGAGAGAAACCAAAGAACCCAATGGTGGAGTTGTTCTATGGGCGATTTCTAGCCGTAGGTGTACTTGAAG gtaaaaaatttgaaaacacagaaatgtttggcCAGTATCCACTTCAAGTTAATGGCTTCAAAGATTTGCATGAGTGCCTAGAAGCTGCAATGATTGAAGGGGAAATTGAATCTCTCCATTCAGAAAACTCTGCAAAGTCTGGTCAGGAG caTTGGTTCACTGAGCTGCCTCCTGTCTTAACTTTTGAGCTATCAAGATTTGAGTTTAATCAGGCTTTGGGGAGACCAGAGAAGATACACAACAAATTAGAATTTCCTCCAATTTTATATCTGGACAG GTATATGcacaaaaacagagaaataacaaGAATTAAACGGGATGAAATCAAGAGACTTAAAGAGTACCTCACGGTTTTACAACAGAGATTAGAACG ATATTTAAGCTATGGTTCTGGTCCTAAACGATTCCCCTTGGTAGATGTCCTGCAGTATGCCTTGGAGTTCGCCTCCAGCAAGCCGGTGTGCACATCTCCTGTTGATGACCTGGGTGCTAGtgcccctgccagcagcacgcTGCCCGCCCAGACCTCACCCAG CACAACAGAGCAGCAGGGGCCTTCATCTTCAGATGTTCCAAGCACGTCTCCTGTACAAAGATCAGTAATACATAAACCATTCACACAATCACGAATTCCTCCTGATCTGCCAATGCATCCGGCACCAAGGCACATCACTGAGGAAGAGCTGTCTGTCCTAGAAGGCTGTTTACATCGCTGGAGGACCGAAGTAGAGAATGACACTAGAG atttacAAGAAAGTATATCTAGAATACATCGGACAATTGAATTGATGTACTCTGACAAAACAATGGTCCAA GTTCCTTATAGGTTGCATGCTGTACTAGTTCATGAAGGTCAAGCTAATGCAGGACACTACTGGGCATATATTTACGACCACCACCAGAACAGATGGATGAAATACAATGATATTTCTGTGACAAAGTCAACTTGGGAAGAGTTGGAACGGGACTCTTTTGGTGGTTACAGGAATGCCAGTGCATATTGTTTAATGTATATCAATGATAAGGAACAATACTTGATACAAG AGGAGTTCAACAAAGAAACAGGACAGATCCTTGTTGGAATGGATACGCTACCTTCTGATCTAAGGGATTACGTCAAGGAAGACAATAAACGTTTTGAAAAAGAACTCGAAGAATGGGATGCAGAACTTGCTcagaaagcacagcaggagAAGTTGTTATCTCAGATACCCAGGGCACCAGCACCGTCACCTGCTCCAG TTCAAGCAGGAGAACCAGAATATTTAGAGCAGCCATCAAGAACTGATATTTCAAAGCACTTAAAAGAAGATTCTGTACAAGCAATCAATAAAGCATTAGCTGAACAAGAAGACAGAGCTCCAGAAGCTATAATGGATACG agctcTGATAATGCCCCAGCTCAACCAGCTCCTAACCAGCGAGTTGTAGAGGTGGCGATTCCTGATGTAGGGACTTTTGTGATTGAGTCAGAGGAGGGGGGTTATGACGATGAG GTCATGCTGACCCCGAACATGCAAGGTATTATCATGGCTATAGGTAAAGCCAGGAATGTTTATGACAGGTGTGGGCCAGAAGCAGGGTTCTTTAAG gcAATTAAATTGGAATACACGCGCTTGCTAAAATTAGCCCAGGAAGATCCACCACCTGAATGTGATTACCGTTTGCGTCATGCAATAGTTTACTTCATCCAAAACCAGGCGCCAAAGAAGATAATTGAGAGAACATTACTGGAACAGTTTGGAGATCACAATCTTAGCTTTGATGAGAG GTGCCGTAACATAATGAAGGTTGCTCAAGCTAAACTTGAAATGATAAAGCCAGATGAAGTAAACATGGAGGAATATGAG AGATGGCATCAAGACTATAGAAATTTCAGGGAAACAACCATGTTTCTCATGGTAGGATTGGagtttttccaaaaaaagag CTATATGGAAGCCTTGCTTTACCTTATCTATGCTTACCAGAATAACAAAGAACTCTTGTCCAAAGGCCCATACAGAGGGCATGACGAGGAACTGATATCTCACTACAGACGAGAATGTTTGCTA AAACTAAATGAACATGCTGCAGCACTGTTTGAATCAGGAGATGATCAGGAAGTCAATAATGGCCTGATCATTATGAATGAGCTTATTGTCCCGTGTTTGCCATTACTACTGGTggatgaaatggaagaaaaagatatcGTCGCTGTGGAAGATATGAGAAACCGTTGGTGTTCCTATCTTGGACAAGAAATGGAAC CTAACTTGCAAGAAAAGCTGACAGATTTCCTGCCAAAACTGCTAGATTGTTCCACAGAGATTAAAGGTTTCAATGACCCGCCAAAGTTACCCTCCTACTCCACACACGAACTGTGTGAAAGATACGCCCGAATCATGTTGTCACTCAGTCGAACTCCAGCTGATGGAAGATAA